The following are encoded in a window of Halosolutus halophilus genomic DNA:
- a CDS encoding potassium channel family protein, whose product MERWQRRAAKTIGGVVVLIVLTSIIYHYLMVAVEGRSGSYFHSSQVVVETVTGTGYGSDSPWDSPLSNLFVMAMDLGTFLILFIVLPYVFQPILEETLSPTVPRTTDLTDHVVVCGYSPRGDRLVDEFEARDVDYVVVDDDEPEAIELDDAGVSVVYGDPTSVETLDRARIDEAASVVIDTEDEVAASVVLAVRERSDSIRIVVMSSDLTLERPLRYAGADTVVTPRHLLGRRIAERIQSEIDPRLSDVTSLGEDFSLVEVTVFEESPICGQTLAETGVLETEDVSIAGLWTDGEFVSSPSPDLEIDENTVLLLAGSEAQLKALEARTAPVRPERARVVVAGYGEVGSTVRERLRATDAECTVIDIRDAEEVDVVGDVTRESVLQRAELETATVYVVTIADDDEAILSVLVARELASDLDIVVRVNDSEKENKARRAGADYVLSLPDISGRLLALDVLREEILSYDRQLQVVRFEADDLAGQSLADTEIPATDCILVGVERSGEILTDVPPEFRFEGDDSLLLAGDDEAIDAFESASEPA is encoded by the coding sequence ATGGAGCGCTGGCAACGGCGTGCGGCGAAGACGATCGGTGGCGTGGTCGTCCTGATCGTCCTGACGTCGATCATCTATCACTACCTCATGGTCGCCGTCGAGGGCCGGTCGGGGAGCTACTTCCACTCGTCGCAGGTCGTCGTCGAGACCGTCACGGGAACGGGGTACGGCTCCGACTCGCCGTGGGACTCGCCGCTCTCGAACCTCTTCGTGATGGCGATGGACCTCGGCACCTTCCTGATCCTGTTTATCGTCCTTCCGTACGTCTTCCAGCCGATTCTCGAGGAGACGCTCTCCCCCACCGTTCCCCGGACCACGGACCTGACCGACCACGTCGTCGTCTGCGGCTACTCGCCGCGGGGCGATCGGCTGGTCGACGAGTTCGAGGCTCGCGACGTCGACTACGTCGTCGTCGACGATGACGAACCGGAAGCGATCGAGTTGGACGATGCGGGCGTGTCGGTGGTCTACGGGGACCCCACGTCCGTCGAGACGCTCGATCGGGCACGGATCGACGAGGCTGCGTCGGTCGTGATCGACACCGAAGACGAGGTCGCGGCGAGCGTCGTGCTGGCCGTCAGGGAACGCTCCGATTCGATCCGTATCGTCGTCATGAGCAGCGATCTCACGCTCGAGCGCCCGCTGCGGTACGCCGGGGCCGATACCGTCGTGACGCCGCGACACCTGCTCGGACGGCGGATCGCCGAACGGATCCAGTCCGAGATCGATCCGCGACTGAGCGACGTGACGAGTCTCGGCGAGGACTTCTCCCTCGTCGAGGTGACGGTCTTCGAGGAGAGTCCGATCTGCGGGCAGACCCTCGCGGAGACCGGAGTCCTCGAGACGGAGGACGTGTCGATCGCCGGCCTCTGGACGGACGGCGAGTTCGTCAGTTCCCCCTCGCCGGACCTCGAGATCGACGAGAACACCGTGCTACTCCTCGCCGGGAGCGAAGCGCAACTGAAAGCCCTCGAGGCACGGACTGCGCCCGTCCGCCCGGAGCGAGCGCGCGTCGTCGTGGCCGGCTACGGCGAGGTCGGTTCGACGGTCCGGGAGCGACTTCGCGCGACCGACGCAGAGTGTACGGTCATCGACATCCGGGACGCCGAGGAGGTCGACGTCGTGGGCGACGTGACGAGGGAGTCGGTGCTCCAGCGAGCGGAACTCGAGACGGCGACCGTGTACGTCGTCACGATCGCAGACGACGACGAAGCGATTCTCTCGGTGCTCGTCGCCCGTGAACTCGCGTCCGACCTCGACATCGTCGTCCGGGTAAACGACTCGGAAAAGGAGAACAAGGCTCGGCGAGCCGGTGCCGACTACGTCCTCAGTCTCCCCGACATTAGCGGTCGATTGCTCGCTCTGGACGTACTCCGGGAGGAAATCCTCTCCTACGACCGGCAGCTACAGGTCGTCCGGTTCGAGGCCGACGACCTCGCGGGTCAGTCGCTCGCCGACACCGAAATTCCGGCGACCGACTGCATCCTCGTCGGCGTCGAGCGATCGGGCGAGATCCTCACGGACGTCCCGCCCGAGTTTCGGTTCGAGGGCGACGACAGCCTCCTCCTCGCCGGCGACGACGAAGCGATCGACGCGTTCGAGTCGGCGTCCGAACCGGCCTGA
- a CDS encoding potassium channel family protein, whose translation MNTWWRRIALSLAAVFGIVVVYAFLYQWGMATFEGTDRSLVKSTQIVIEILTTAGFGGDTDSWTSAPMNLIVILMNLSGVLLVFLALPLVVVPLFQQALATQPPESTDLTEHVIICSHTERQDVLRNELEAAGIPSVFIDDDPETVTDLVDDGIDAMLGDPEQEQTLRAANVDEARALVIDVSDEANPEVILTARELRDDVRIISVAEDREVATYHRYAGADAVVRPRQVLGRSLAGKATISVTAQLQETIELGDQLEITELLVEDDSDLAGQTIAESSMRDRLGVNVIGAWFDGEFQPAPDPETVIDGNTILLVAGSHETLTELTSRTVSPSSSGSYRVIVGGYGEVGRTVSATLDDATVPHTVIDSDDEEGVDVVGNVTDPDALAAAGVENARSIVLALDDDTAAIYATLVLEKVAPDTEVIARANETESIRKLYRAGAEYVLALSTVTGRMLSSVLLEDEEVLTPETQFEIVRMTAPKLVGQSLGETDIRARLGCTVVAAERDGELLTNLGPEFTVREDDTLIVAGSDETVNRFIEVAR comes from the coding sequence ATGAATACGTGGTGGCGACGAATCGCCCTCTCCCTCGCCGCCGTGTTCGGGATCGTGGTCGTCTACGCCTTCCTCTACCAGTGGGGAATGGCGACGTTCGAGGGGACCGACCGATCGCTGGTCAAGTCGACACAGATCGTCATCGAGATACTGACGACCGCCGGGTTCGGCGGCGACACGGACTCCTGGACCAGCGCGCCGATGAACCTCATCGTGATCCTGATGAATCTCAGCGGGGTGTTGCTCGTCTTCCTCGCCCTGCCGCTGGTCGTCGTGCCGCTCTTCCAGCAGGCACTCGCGACGCAACCGCCGGAGTCGACCGACCTCACCGAGCACGTCATCATCTGTTCCCACACCGAACGCCAAGACGTGCTCAGAAACGAACTCGAGGCCGCGGGCATCCCGTCCGTCTTCATCGACGACGACCCGGAGACGGTGACGGACCTCGTCGACGACGGCATCGACGCGATGCTCGGTGACCCGGAGCAAGAACAGACCCTCCGGGCGGCGAACGTCGACGAGGCTCGCGCCCTGGTGATCGACGTCTCCGACGAGGCCAATCCCGAAGTGATCCTCACGGCGCGGGAACTCCGCGACGACGTCAGGATCATCAGCGTCGCAGAGGACCGGGAGGTCGCGACCTACCACCGCTACGCGGGCGCGGACGCCGTCGTTCGACCGCGACAGGTTCTCGGCCGTAGCCTCGCAGGGAAAGCCACGATATCGGTGACCGCGCAACTCCAGGAAACGATCGAACTCGGCGACCAGCTCGAGATCACCGAACTCCTCGTCGAGGATGACAGCGATCTCGCCGGCCAGACGATCGCCGAGTCGAGCATGCGTGACCGGTTGGGCGTCAACGTGATCGGGGCGTGGTTCGACGGCGAATTCCAGCCGGCACCGGATCCCGAGACGGTCATCGACGGAAACACGATCCTGCTCGTCGCCGGCTCTCACGAGACGCTTACGGAACTGACCTCGCGAACGGTCTCGCCGTCCAGCAGCGGCTCCTACCGCGTGATCGTCGGCGGATACGGAGAAGTCGGGCGCACCGTCAGCGCGACGCTCGACGACGCCACCGTTCCGCACACGGTCATCGACAGCGACGACGAAGAGGGCGTCGACGTCGTCGGGAACGTGACGGACCCGGACGCGCTCGCCGCTGCAGGCGTCGAGAACGCCCGATCGATCGTGCTCGCGCTCGACGACGACACGGCGGCCATCTACGCCACACTCGTCCTCGAGAAGGTCGCCCCGGACACCGAGGTGATCGCCCGGGCCAACGAGACCGAAAGCATCCGGAAGCTCTACCGGGCGGGTGCCGAGTACGTCCTCGCGCTGTCGACGGTGACGGGGCGCATGCTCTCGTCGGTGTTGCTCGAGGACGAGGAGGTCCTGACGCCGGAAACGCAGTTCGAAATCGTTCGCATGACGGCACCGAAACTCGTCGGCCAGAGCCTGGGCGAAACCGACATCCGCGCGCGGCTCGGGTGTACGGTCGTCGCCGCCGAGCGGGACGGCGAGTTGCTGACCAACCTCGGTCCCGAATTCACCGTCCGGGAAGACGATACCCTCATCGTCGCCGGCAGCGACGAGACCGTCAACCGGTTCATCGAGGTCGCCCGGTGA